TGATACACACCGGCTTGCTGTTGGTAAGTGAATACATGTACTATGTAGGTGTGAGCATTCAAAGCTGTATgttgaatcagaatcagaatactttattgatcccctcagggaaattatttagttgcagttgctcacagtcaaaaTCAAGGTGAAATAAGAGCAAGAAAAGAGTCAATAAGAGCATAAAGTAATATAACTAcagtaagaaataaataaaaaggtgaAGTAGAAATAAGTTAGGTTACAagtaagattaggttaaaaGGATtgtttcaaatggattgtacaAATTCTTTTGTagtacagtgtcaacataaatactgtATGAACATAAAGAAGTACAGTGTGGATATAAGTAGCAGCAGTGAATAAATAACGCCTTGCACATGTAGCTGATAAATTATTGCACCAAGTAATTATTGTACATAATTGTCCAAGAATGTTGAGATGTGTGGAGATACGTGATGTGATACCAGTTTTGACACTAAGCGTGTAACACTCAGAGGGAGGAGTTATATAGTTTGATGGACACAGGCAGGAACAACCTCTTGTGGCGCTCTGTGGTGCATCATGGGTGTCTGAGTCTATCACTGAAGGTGCTCCTCGGACTGACCAGTGTGTTGTGGAGTGGGTGGGAGGAGTTGTCCAGGACGGAGTGCATTTTGGACAGCATCCTCCTCTCTGACACTGTCTTTAAGGAGTCTAGCTCCACACCACCAACATCACTGGCCTTGAAttgactgtctgtgtgtctgtgtgtcaattcaattcaaaatgtgtACGTTTCATTTGACATGCGTCTCTCTGTCCGTACTAGCTGGTGATGATGCAAAGATCCGGGTGTGGCAGGTACCAGAGGGGGGGCTGAAAGAGACCCTGACTGAGCCTGAGGTCATCTTGCAAGGTAGGACGGGGCACACTTACTTAAATTACCTCAATTTAGTTTTCTCTATAATAGATTGTTGATTGACAAGCCTGACATACAACAGTAAAAGTGAAATTGATTGAAAGCTGCTGTGACCCCCTCGTAGGCCACACAGAGAAGATTTACTCCATAAAGTTCCACCCTCTGGCCAGCGGACTCCTGGTGTCTTCATCCTACGATCTCACAGTCAGACTGTGGAACCTGGAGAGCGGAGAACAGGTCAAACTTCTCACCGGACACCAGGACCAGGTGGGTGAATAGGAgactaaataaaaacatcatagaTATAGACTGTTTGCACAACAGTTTGGATATTTAGATATGTTCGCTTACACATGCTGAAGTAAATctgtaaatgtaaaatacagCTGTCCATTTTAGTCTCTGagctttcttctttcttttcttgtttcctCTTGTGGGTTATATTCAGGTCTTTGGCATGGCTTGGAGCCCAGATGGCAAGCTCCTGGCCACAGTGTGTAAAGATGGGAAAGTTCGTATCTATGACCCCCGCAAGTCCACTGCACCGGTGCAGGTATGTACAGTACATCGGAGAATATGGGAGgatgcaataaaaataaaaaaagatgagaTTTGTCTTTAGGTGTGTATTGTGAAAATAGTGAAATATACATAACTTACCTAACAGCTCAATCATctcttatatttattatatttaacaaCACTGTCTTAAACCACTATTCACAACCATGGGTTTTGGTGGAAAAGTAACCAAAAacaatttatatattattatatatttatattaatactGCATACTTCCCTTCCTGAGTAAACAATAAGATGTCTATGTGATAATCTACAGTTAGTTAGAATATATTAGATGCATTGTCATTctcttacatttcttttttaggaGGGCCCAGGTCCTGAGGGCCAGAGGGGAGCTCGTgcggtgtgggtgtgtgagggCAAGTACCTGTTGGTGTCAGGATTTGACAGGTACTGAACATGGCGaatactttttttgttaaagcaTAATAAAGCaggcaaaaatatatattttgtatagttGTCAGTGTTCAGATGACAGCTCTAACAAAACAGACTTATAATGTGAGGCTCAGGCACTAAAGGCAaaccattattttatttattttaacagttCAGATAAGTGATAAATCGTGTTTAAAGGCATCACAATTCAGTGCTTTTAGAGCATCAGTGGGTCAGTCAAGAAAAGTTCACCACTGACTCTTTCTTGTCGTCCTTGTGCAGTCGCAGTGAGAGAGTACTCTACCTGTACTCTGCTGACTCCCTGTCCTCTGGAGCCATAGCCAGCACCTCTATAGACATCTCCCCCTCTACACTCATCCCTTTCTACGACCCCGACACCAGTGTGGTCATCCTCACTGCAAAAGTAagcaaataaaattaaaaaaaactaaatatagtTGCATACAGTAGAAGGTACATTTGAAATTCAAAACTGAGAACAATAATTAGATGTAACTTGtgtgtttaatttgttttccaGGGCGATACCAGAGTGCACATTTATGAGATGTTTCCTCAAGATCCATATTTTATTGAGTGCAGCAGTTTTAACTCTCCTGAGCCACACAAGGTACTGAGCTGAACTCCCTCTtatgttaatttatttttgtcgTATTACAATTGATCTGCCAGTCACCATGCATCTGCATACTGTACATGGACAACCAGAGTGGTTACAATATCATTCTTAAAGCTGTACCATGTTTGTGATGCTGTATGCATTGTTTATTTGCTGACACTTCCTAATTGTTTCCTGTTTGCAGGGCTTGGCCTTTCTGCCCAAGACCGAGTGCAATGTGCGTGATGTGGAGATAGCTGTAGGACTATTGCTCACCAAGACAACCATCGAGCCAGTGGCCTTCAGAGTGCCACGGGTCAAGGTGAGCCAACTACACCACCTAGTGGGCTTAATACTGCATACCTTACTTCCTGGTGGATATTTCTAATAAATGGCTATTGCTTTAGCTATAGAAAGTATAAGTAACTCTATGTGTGTGGCTCTGTCTCTCCAGAAAGAGTTTTTCCAGGATGATGTGTACACAGACACCGCAGTCTGTTGGGAACCAGCACTGACTGCCTCTGCCTGGCTGTCCGGCTCCAACGGCCAACACAAAAAGATCAGCCTAAAGCCTAAAGACATGACGCCAGGTGCTGACACAAACCATATGTATACACACTATGTgatgttgtctaaaacagtggttctcaacctggggGTCGCAAGAAAACTTCTGGGGGTCGCCAGATagttggggagaaaaaaaatgaaataacataTTCTAGACAGGGGAATGTTTTTTACATTACTGTGTGAGTTTGGTACCTGGAACACAGAAAAGGGTCTGAAGGTGGGTCGGGGGAGAGAACAAGTCACAAACACATCAAACATCCACAGAGCCTGGAGCTCATTGGACAAGGTTAGGTGCTAGCTGCTaaaactaaactgtcattaaagcAAAGTATTACTTTACATGTATAAATCAAAGCATTCACAAGCATCACTCAAAATCAGCAGGGGCAGGTGCATAGAAACAGCTGTTTACACTGGTTTGCAGCTCTCATTGTCAAGGGGCGGGGGGGTCGCGAACACCAACTTCATTATATTGGGGGGTCGCGACTCGAAAAGGTTAAGAACCACTGGTCTAACATAGCTTTCTACCGAGATGAAGATGCTTACTTttagttgtagtagtagtagtagtttagtttagttgtcAGTATTGGCTATGTACTGGTATGTTTCTGATTTTGacactgtgtgttttttatatCAGTGAGTGAGGCCCCTAAAGAGGCTCCAGTTAGAAAATACCTGCCCTCATCTGTTTACCTGGAGGAGAAGACTGATGAACAGAAGAAAGAGGAGGTGAGGATGAGCTGCATCTAGTATGTCAGTCATCTATTATGCATATTCTGCACGTCAAAATCCCCACGTACATGTAGTAGTGGCTGAATAAAAGTACCTGTGCTTTCTGATGTGTTTTAACactgaatgtgtgtttgtgtggcccAGCTGCTCAGTGCCATGGTGGCTAAGTTGGGGAACATGGACGACCCGCTGCCACAAGAGTCCTTCGAGGGGGTCGACGAGGATGAGTGGGTGAGTGAATAAGATGGAAACAGCTCTAAAGTCTCGACTTTAATGACAGACATCGTGTTCATGATTTAAGCTGCACTTTACACAGTCTGCTACCACAGTACCAGTTAcattatgtataatatataatgaacCGCTGTGCAAATTTGCAGGAAAAGCTACTAATGTGATTCTCATAATAGTCCGTTTTGCTCAAGATTGTGTTGATTCGTAATCTATGAGGATGCAGTGTTTTATggttatgtttgtttttatttgacaaGGGACCTATCGCGTGTCTACCTTGTTTCTAGCACCAGGTCATAACTTCAAATGTCTAAAGACTAATTGAAGCTGGGTTTCTTCGGGAAATTAAAAACCTTTATGACTGATAAATATGGACATTTATATCTGGGTGGCTAAAATGAATATCCCACAATTAGTACCAGTGTTTTTATACTTTGGCTTCTGGTTTTGGTTTATTGACAACATTATAATATATTAAGAAAAATACAACATATGAACCCCGATAGCTTAACATCAAATACTGAGACCGATGAGTTATTAAAGGAAAGCTAATGTATTACAAGTCTCTAATCCATTtttgctaactgtgtctgttgTGTCATCCAGGATGACTAAAGGGGACGCCATCTTGCCTGTGGTTCAATCATGGTGCCAACAGCAAAGAGGAGAGAACAGATCTACTGTCAAGTtgccatttgtgtgtgtgtgatggtgccACCCACATGTCTTCTGAGCTTGATCAGCTGACATCTCAGCACAAAGAATATTGTACAATGTGAAAATATAAATGATATGGGGGAAAAAATATCATAATCCAACTGCATGAAATTTGATATGAAAATCATGTTCAGCTGTAATTCTTAAATATTTCAGAAATCCTTCTGGGATAAATCTGACATAGTAATGTCTTTGTTATTGTTAATGTAGACAAAGAATTATGTCACACTATACATGATATGTCAAAAGAAGTTCCACCATACAGGGTGATACAACAGTAAATTTCAGAAAAGAGTCCATTTAAATCATACACCAGGATACCTCAATCATTTCTGGGAAATCACCATTCTAAGTCAGTGCAAGGTGAATTAAACAGCAGGCAATCATAGCAAGAATACTTCTGCTTTATGTTACATTATCAGTTATAACAGATCGAACAGGACATTTTTAATGGATGGGTATTTTAGCAcagcttttctttttgtctttggtATGTGACCATGGTTTAAGCATGATAATACACTCTTGGGTGtcctgatataaaaaaaataataataatgccttCCTCTTGTGCCCAGTCTGTTATTTTCTGATATCAAGATACCAGGGTGTGTACCGTATGCATACAacaatttttttctgtgtgtgcactTTTACCTCCGCTGTAGACCACTGCTTGCTTTTTCTACTGGCCAGTCATATGAGCACACTCAGTCACAATGTGTCTTTGATAGATGTAATGTTGTTAATTATCTCATTGAAAAAGTGATCATTATGAATCTGTAAAGTTTGAtcaggtaaaacacacacatgatcaCTGTAACATGTTCAAGCCTTCAGCAGCAAAAACCACACTGAGGATGCAACAGGGTCACCAGTGTTCATGTTTGACCATGAACTGGAATTTCTTATGACAACAACATTAAGTTCACTTTGTCTTTTGTTAGCCAATTATAGAATAAAATGCCATTTTAACAATATTGCGTTACTGTATTTGTACAAGTTAAATTTGATTGAATGTTTTGCTATTCGATTGTCTTATAAGTAGGGGTTAAAGGTCAGTTAAATTGGGATGTTGTTGTGCATGTAAAGCCAAACAACCTCCTATTTGGAGTTTTTAGAGGGGCCTTTGTATactcttctttcctttctttcttttcttttttgctggGCAACTTTTAATCGTGATATTTGTTGGTTTTCAGACTGTTTGGGGATATTCCTCAGATAATTTTCTTATCTAATGTCTACTAGTAGTAAGTAGTCATGGTGTTAATAAGACAATAACAGTACAGTATTAACAACTTACGCCAAAACAGGTATCCTGCAATTTACAAGCAGGGCTACAGCAATATTGTCAGTAATCCAGGCTTGAACCCACCATTTGTTAACAACCTCTGATGGACTGAAAGGAACCAGCTATTCAGCCGTGCATGGTTGTGCACATCATGTCGTACAGGTAAACTGCAGGTGTCGTTGGTGTTTGTGTCATGTACACTGTATGTGCTTGTGATTCTCAAATGCCATACCTAGTAATAGTTGTACTGGATTAAGTTGGGTTAAAAAAAGAACTTCCGTTTTATACAGTGAGTAAAGCATTGTTGTTTTTCGTCTGTCGTACTTAACGAATAGTTTAATTCTTTGTCAATATTGTCTTGCAATAAACCTTTTTGAACCCATTACTACTTGTCCTTTTGTGATTAAGTCGACATGACAATCATAATGAaaagatcatagactgtataaagtAATAGATATGTGGGAATGGATGAAGTGATTTCTGAGCTCTTTCGTGTAGACTGTGGGCACAATAAATAAGtgcatacaataaatacaaaaatgaatacatttatatttggCTTAAATTAATCTAATTTAAATCTTACtagtaaatataaaaatatataaaatacaataaaattaaatatattaaaaataggAAGCAATAAAACAacagccattaaaaaaaaaaacagtaaatgataaatacatgttttgtttttttaaatatattaaaataaaatatatgaagcagtaaaaaaaatatataatacatacatttttgaaaatgacATGACTTTTGGTgatactttcaaaataaagttaaactaTTAGATTAACACACATGTTCACTAATAGTCAGAAGCTATACCTAACAGTCTTCATTGGGAAAATACAGATATTTATGGTTCCTATTCCAGCACCCAATTCATTACAGACTAGTTGCCATTATATATTTTCTTATCCCACTACCTTCATATGATATAAATGGTTTTGTTTCTGCAGTGTGGCTGGTACAGCGTTAGTAGAATAAGAAGCTGCAGTTTGACCTCCCTGCCAGAAGATGACAGTATTAAAAATGTCGCTGTTTACCTGGTTTATCTTGAATTCTGTAATGTCGATGCTTCCTTGAACTTTGACCTTTATCTAACCTTCGTTGGGGTACATGTGTGAAAATAGAAGCCGCACACTGTCCAAGAGACCTGTATAATATAAAATGGTAAGACTACAAATTGTATTGGTCGTGTGTATTCCCATAACTAACGTTAGTCAGTCAGCTGATGCTACGTAGCATTAGCACGAACATGAGACGTTGTGTagcagctgtgtgtctgtcgcACTTTTCTCCAACacagttaacgttaacgttacataaGGTAGCTGCCTCATCTTCACTGGAACATTGTTAACTTGATTTAGGCAGAAACTAAAGTACCAAAATGTAAGTTTGTACATGTCCAAGCAGGACAGGGGTGCGTATGAAGACGCTGTCACAGTGTTTCCAGCTGTAATGAAGGTGCTTATATCAGCACCTGCAGACTTCTTACCTCAACATGACATCAGCTAAATTGTCTTTGGACTGATTTCGGACTGTGTAAAGTCACTTGTCAAAATGAGGACTGACTGACCTTAAATCTCTCGTTTGGTTCCCACGATTGTCAATGTGAAGTTACACGTCTGCTAAGTGCTTTTTGTGATTGATCTTTGCATACATGAAGTTGCGTTTCATTTCCTCTGCAGGCTAGATATCTTGCACAGATCATTGTGATGGGAGCACAGGTGGTGGGGCGTGCATTTGCTCGTGCTTTACAGCAAGAATTTGCAGGTATGATATAATCTAATACTActataattaataattttaaaCGCGGTATGAAAAATGATTGCTGAGACAAATTGATGATTCATCAATCAGCCAATTGACAGACAAAGGTTTTGTTAATTGTGTAGCAATGCCAAAatgacaaatatttattttctctgtttgaCATTATTGTAAATCGAATATATTACGTTTTGAGTGTTGTGTGGAGATAACGAGTAATTTGAAGACTAAAAAACCCAGATTCCGGGAAACTGGTGGGCGTTTTTTCAGTCCTTTCTGACATCTTATTGTCCGATACCAATGCTCATCATGGTATGGTAATTTAATGTTTGCTAAACCACATTTTGCATAATCAAACTGGATGTCACAACTATAGTATAAAGTGCccctacagtgccgttacagtcattccccggctgcaatgacggtgcagagacgcCAATAGGGCAGATGCGGAAGACCTGGAAACGCTGACTGATCAGAGAAGCCTAGATTTTTCGGGatgggggcttaaagagacagccACTAAAACAgtgcgtttcagacagagggtaaaCACAGGTATATATAGACAGACCGTATGAGAACGATAATGTGTTTTTGAACATTCAAGTATGTAAACATTTTCTagaagaaacccaaaatacaagtatgaacctaaaaatttgcgtaatatgggacctttatgTACATTTTGCTTTGACATTCATTTAGGTTGTCTAATGAAATTAAGTTGTTAGTagctgtgttgtgttttctctCACAGCCAGTCAAGCAGCAGCGAAAGCCCGGAGCAGTGCAGGTCAGCACTCTGCTGCAGCCTCTAGCATTACTGGGATGAGCCTGCAAGAGGCGCAGCAAATCCTCAATGTCTCCACACTCACCCCTGAGGAGATTCAGAAggtaaaaacacactttttgtCTAGAGGTTTTTAAAAGACAGTGTTGGTACTGAGCTGCAGAGACATTTTTATAATGTAGTGTTTGCCAGCTGAAACAATGATCAGAAAATGTGTCAATGAGTGTCTAAGCTGTTGGTCTGAATCTCTTCCAGAACTATGAGCACCTTTTTAAAGTCAATGACAAGACAGTTGGCGGTTCATTTTACCTACAATCAAAAGTAAGTATTCTGTATTTTAGGATGCTACACAATGATTTTCAAATGTGTGGTAGAGTGGACAGTTAAGGCAATTTATCATTTAGAAGACAACAGAATATGACTTTATTGCCCACTAAAGTAATTCAAGGTACTTTTCCATAGTCAGTGTAGATGACTGGTGGCacacccccagtttggagaagcacgtaggagaacggcactgaagctaagcaatgtactgctgtggacggggcaGGAGCAAAACATATTTAAGCCACCTAAAAATAAGgcccaccaaaaaaaaaatcaatatcactTAAAATGTACGCTATACTTAGACtattttcactgctttaccATGCTGTCAGACTGCCCTTTCCgatggggaactgaagccgttatcttcTTAAATCCATCTCGTAAATTTCCGTTCCCATCAGAAAAGGCTGTCTGACGTCAAggtaaagcagtgaaaatattctaaatatagcgtacacttaaactgataaatatatatatatatataagtatataagtATTTTTAACAAGTCGGCTATCATGATTATCAGATTCCAAGAgagcttttctttctttaatgcaATGATCAGTTTTCCTTGTTCCTCTTTGTTTCTGTGTTACATTTCAAGTTATGACTCATGAGAATCTCTGTGTGTAGGAGGAATCAACTCTGAACTGTGTCGTGTTTGAAATGTTACTGATTTTATCTCGCTGAGTAAACCATGCTGTAATTTGGTTATTTTAAGTGTCTTCTCTTACtcagtcattattattattgtttgtcTGCAGGTGGTGCGGGCTAAAGAGCGTCTAGATGAGGAACTAAGTATTCAGACACAACAACAAAGCAAGCAGTCACAGCAGAATACGGAAACATGAAGTATGAAATGATGCTCGCCCTTTCTTTCCTCTCCCCATCCTCTGTAAATTATAACCCAATAAAAGCCCTTTTCTCTACTCTCAAATTTGTGGCATGTTGTGGGCAATGGATGTGATCTTAGGACAGGGAACCACAAACAATATAatatgggcttttttttttttttttttttaaagatggacCATATGTATACTGTTATATATGGTTTAGTATGATCTAAATCCATACAAAAATGCTTTCATTTATGTCACAGTTTAAGCTACTGTAGATTTGAATACAGTGAGTGAAACTGCAGCTTGTTGACTATTAATCAGGGTAATATTATTGTTCTTATTCAGGTGAAGTGTGATGGCAGCATCAAGTGTGCACATTGGTCTAATGGTGCAGAATCACATTTACCTGGACGATTTCTTGATTattatgtatatacatgtacatttcCACAATATGTAATTTTATTGTATATTTGGAACAGAAATGAATACACAAGTTGTATCAAATACaactttattaaacaattttcttttcattgaCATTATTATCAATATCGTAATAAAATCCCTCTAAAACAGGAGAACACCGCTATGTTGTACCAATTGGGAGACTTTTACAACTCTAAAACTCTGCATGTTCAACCACAGAACATGATGCcaggaaaaaatatattttcatataaCCTTTTTCATATAGTGTTTAACTTCTGTATCTTACCTATAATAAAAAGGCACTTGAAAAAATTAATATACTCACAATATCTCACAAATGTGCAAAAAACATAACTTGGAACAGGCCTTGCATGGCCTTAGTCTTATCATTAACCCTTTGTGCAACACTGTGGCACTTCAGTCAATGTCACCCCTTTACAATGACATTATGACTTCTTTAGCTAACGCAAATTTTTCATAGCAGTAAGTGAGGGTAACTTTAAAATCTCCAGGAGCAAGTACCGCTTTTATactgtcaaaacaaaaaaagacgtCAAATTCCGACATTTAAGTGACTGAGGATGATTTTTACAATTATTCTTGGTTCCCAAAACAACTGATGAGGCATGTGGCAGCATCTCCATATCTAAACACGCTATGAGGGGAACAAAAGTGCAGTTTATTACAGACTGAGCTCAAAGGGTTAATGGATCATACAGCTTATTTGATATTGAAAAGATGTGGACCCTGTGTGGATCCGTGTCATATTATTCAGCTTTCTGCTGCCTCTTTCTGTCCCTGGCTTCGACCtgcagaggagagacagacagacagggagaagagcCGCTGCATCTCTGGGTTTCGCTGTTGCCAGGGGAACCATGTCTAGCCTACTTAACACCTGTTTCTGATGACATCACATGCCAGGATTGTCCACTCACAATGAGAGATTCACTTCAATGCCCAGCCTAAACccagagactgtgtgtgtgtgtgtgtgtgagagagagaaagatgagggggggaggggtgtgtgtgtgagataataATGACTAAAAATTACTGTGGCAGAAACACAGGCATGCAGTTCATCTCTGCTGTGAATCTTCGCAGGCCTGTGGGAGGCCCGACGCAAAGCACATCCTCAGACAGGGAGggttatatttgtttttgtttactgtGAATACGGCCTGTTAGGCTGTTTTCCCCATCTGGTAAAATGCTTTGTGGCCGGGAGGTGGGGGAGTTGAGCCTTTTGGGtttaatctataaaaaaaaaaaaaaaaaaagaaaaaacaacagaggGCAGACAGAGTTCAGTGGCCTAATTTTCTGCATGCTGGTATGCCTGTGAGTCTCTGCCACATTGGGCACAGCACAGCCcgtgacttcagagctgagagGGCCGTTTGCTGGGTAGGTGGCCAGATGGAGGGCGGCTGCACAGCACAGCTATCCTCTTTTCCTATGCTGGCACACAGCCTCTCCCCTCATATCTCCCTTTCTCTTGTCCATTCATTCAGCCAATCCTGTCTCTCTGTGCTCTCACGCTTTCCCAGAGCTGCCTGCCATTTCAGATATTATTTCTCTATGGTTTCCCTTTGTCTGGCAGTGGAAattaaaagtcaaaacaaagtAAGCAGAGTTTGCAAATGGAATTTAGGCCCGAAGATAATTTGGTTAGGACACTTAATATAGACATGTAGGCTAACTTATGCCTACACCCTCTCTAAATGATCCCTCACCAATGTGATTGTCATGAAGGAATGTGATATcatttggtagaaaaaaagaaagaaaaaaaaaatgtatatatatatatatatatatatatatatatatatacacacacacacacacatacacacacacacacactaccagtCAAAtgtttggacacactttctcaTTTAAGTGTATGGGAAAGTGTGTCTAAacctttgactggtactgtatatatacagtatatattcccCCTAGAGCAGTGGTCtccaacctttttggcttgtgacccctTAAAATAAAGCAACATCATCTGAATTTAAGACCCCTAATCACAGTTTATGGCCTCGATTTGGACATAGATAATAGTTAACTGGTTCACTGTCTGAGTTGAGCATATTAGCATTCTGAAATTTGcttattagcactaaacacaaagtacagctgaggctgtcaatgtcattagttttgcagatatTCTGTCATAAACTGAAGTGTTGGACAAACTGAAATTCGGATCTGAAGATGGCGCTAGATGGAAAGTTAAGGGATCACGTAAGATAATTAAGGGATCACGTAAGAT
This window of the Sander lucioperca isolate FBNREF2018 chromosome 21, SLUC_FBN_1.2, whole genome shotgun sequence genome carries:
- the pam16 gene encoding mitochondrial import inner membrane translocase subunit tim16 gives rise to the protein MARYLAQIIVMGAQVVGRAFARALQQEFAASQAAAKARSSAGQHSAAASSITGMSLQEAQQILNVSTLTPEEIQKNYEHLFKVNDKTVGGSFYLQSKVVRAKERLDEELSIQTQQQSKQSQQNTET